A single genomic interval of bacterium harbors:
- a CDS encoding FAD-binding oxidoreductase produces MNQARRRASRIASTAANVPYWMDTAPRPAVRDTTEPSRRVDVAVVGGGFTGLTAALNLAQGGAHVAVVEKGVVGSGASGRNGGMCTTGMTISFGLAVKRYGEDAARRMYVAYNHAIDYVESVIESESIDCSWQRSGRMTLAAKPSHFEGFKQTQEALREVVGQKTVLVPKEGMREEIGSDLYHGGIVDPLGAGLHVGRLANGLAGAAERAGAEVHEQNEATGIRRTGASGFAVDTPRGRITAGKVLVATNAYTGRLVPWLGRRVAPVGSFIIVTEPLGESVCAELLPNRRMASTSLSLLYYFRITPDNRLLFGGRARFALSSPDSDQKSAEILERGMAKVYPQLAGVRVDYAWGGLVGFALDRMPHAGERDGLLYSVAYAGHGVQMATYMGHQMANTILGKPAQNPWADVPFRAIPGHFGPTWYLPFAGAYYRLKDWLR; encoded by the coding sequence TTGAACCAAGCCCGGAGGCGGGCGAGCAGGATCGCCTCGACAGCCGCCAACGTTCCGTACTGGATGGACACCGCGCCGCGGCCCGCGGTCCGGGACACAACGGAGCCGAGCCGGCGGGTCGATGTCGCGGTCGTGGGAGGAGGCTTCACCGGCCTCACCGCGGCGCTCAACCTGGCTCAGGGCGGCGCCCATGTGGCGGTAGTCGAGAAGGGGGTGGTCGGATCCGGCGCCTCCGGCCGGAACGGCGGGATGTGCACGACCGGCATGACCATCTCGTTCGGCCTGGCGGTGAAGCGCTACGGCGAGGACGCGGCTCGCCGGATGTACGTGGCGTACAACCACGCAATCGACTACGTGGAGTCGGTGATCGAGTCGGAGAGCATCGACTGTTCCTGGCAAAGGTCCGGGAGGATGACCCTCGCAGCCAAACCCAGCCACTTCGAAGGCTTCAAGCAGACCCAGGAGGCGTTGCGCGAGGTCGTGGGGCAGAAGACCGTTCTGGTTCCCAAGGAGGGCATGCGCGAAGAGATCGGCTCGGATCTGTACCACGGCGGGATCGTCGATCCGCTTGGCGCCGGACTCCACGTCGGGCGATTGGCCAACGGGCTGGCCGGGGCGGCCGAACGGGCCGGGGCCGAGGTTCACGAACAGAACGAGGCGACCGGGATCCGGAGGACCGGGGCATCCGGATTCGCCGTCGACACCCCTAGGGGCCGGATCACAGCCGGCAAGGTGCTGGTCGCAACCAACGCCTACACGGGGAGGCTCGTACCGTGGCTGGGGCGGCGGGTAGCGCCGGTTGGCAGCTTCATCATCGTCACCGAACCGCTCGGCGAGTCCGTTTGCGCGGAACTACTCCCGAACCGGCGCATGGCCTCCACCAGCCTCAGCCTCCTCTATTACTTCCGTATCACCCCCGACAACCGCCTGCTCTTCGGCGGTCGGGCACGCTTCGCTCTCTCCAGCCCCGACTCGGATCAGAAGAGCGCCGAGATCCTGGAGAGGGGCATGGCGAAGGTCTATCCGCAACTGGCCGGCGTGAGAGTCGACTACGCCTGGGGTGGGCTGGTCGGGTTCGCGCTGGATCGGATGCCGCATGCAGGTGAGCGCGACGGCCTGCTCTACTCGGTCGCCTACGCGGGTCATGGCGTGCAGATGGCCACCTATATGGGCCATCAGATGGCCAACACGATTCTCGGGAAACCTGCGCAGAACCCCTGGGCCGACGTACCCTTCCGTGCCATCCCCGGTCACTTCGGACCGACCTGGTACCTACCGTTCGCCGGTGCCTACTACCGCCTCAAGGACTGGCTGAGGTAA
- a CDS encoding haloacid dehalogenase type II: MADRHPEPRYITFDCYGTLINFEITKTTRILLADLLTPENESRFIKDFSSIRVDETLGPWKPYPNVIRDSLARAMAKHGLEYRPSYADALVAAVPTWGPYPEVPATLAKLAEAYPLVILSNADPAQLAQNVEKLGAPFHRLLTSTAAHAYKPRHAAFEYMFDALDCGPGDVMHVSSSIRYDMQPAEELHIDNKVWVNRDPSIDPDFTRNVSSGRENWTYHEVGDLSGVLTVLGL; encoded by the coding sequence ATGGCTGATCGTCACCCAGAACCCCGCTATATCACCTTCGACTGCTACGGGACTCTGATCAACTTCGAGATCACCAAAACGACCAGGATCCTCCTGGCGGACCTCCTCACTCCGGAGAACGAGTCCCGGTTCATCAAGGACTTCTCGTCCATCAGGGTGGACGAGACATTGGGGCCATGGAAGCCCTACCCGAACGTGATCCGGGATAGTCTGGCGCGAGCCATGGCCAAGCACGGGCTCGAATACCGCCCGTCGTACGCCGATGCGTTGGTGGCCGCCGTCCCCACGTGGGGTCCCTACCCCGAGGTCCCGGCCACTCTGGCCAAGCTGGCGGAGGCGTACCCGCTGGTCATCCTGTCCAACGCGGATCCGGCCCAGCTGGCACAGAACGTAGAGAAGCTCGGAGCCCCGTTCCACAGACTCCTCACGTCGACCGCGGCTCACGCCTACAAGCCCCGGCATGCGGCATTCGAGTACATGTTCGATGCCCTCGACTGCGGTCCCGGCGATGTCATGCATGTCTCGTCGAGCATCCGCTACGACATGCAACCAGCCGAAGAGCTCCACATCGACAACAAGGTGTGGGTGAATCGCGACCCGTCCATCGATCCGGACTTCACGCGCAACGTATCGTCAGGGCGTGAGAACTGGACCTACCACGAGGTGGGCGACCTGAGCGGGGTCCTGACGGTATTGGGGCTTTGA
- a CDS encoding TetR/AcrR family transcriptional regulator: MSTTGDQAPGRPRVQSRKSKADRLTKLLLQAASEEFIARGYEAARVSDIARRVGVTSGAVYARWPNKTDVIVAALEYMFEQILPDEELEHLGDAEGSPATMLAMLGTNLLHFDPNKEVVVQVFGSARNNEAIRTSLVAYLNKEAEQLSRYVEQAKDDGLFDPEISTAAVTLLCQSIGIGAHLLLSAGLDDRHVPTTVEWESLLWTLMSAAIPAESSGAA; the protein is encoded by the coding sequence ATGTCCACGACGGGAGACCAGGCACCTGGCCGGCCCCGCGTGCAGAGTCGAAAAAGCAAGGCAGATCGGTTAACCAAGCTGCTGTTGCAAGCCGCATCTGAGGAGTTCATCGCACGCGGCTATGAGGCGGCCCGCGTCAGCGACATTGCCCGCCGGGTGGGCGTAACGTCAGGCGCCGTCTACGCGCGGTGGCCCAACAAGACCGACGTGATCGTCGCCGCCCTCGAGTACATGTTCGAACAGATCCTCCCCGATGAGGAACTCGAGCACCTCGGCGATGCCGAGGGGTCACCGGCCACCATGTTGGCGATGCTGGGGACGAATCTCCTGCACTTCGATCCGAACAAGGAAGTTGTGGTCCAAGTGTTCGGTAGTGCCCGTAACAACGAAGCGATCCGCACCTCCCTTGTCGCATACCTCAACAAAGAGGCCGAACAGCTGAGCCGATACGTAGAGCAGGCCAAGGACGACGGGCTGTTTGACCCCGAAATCAGCACCGCCGCCGTCACTCTGCTGTGCCAGTCAATCGGTATTGGCGCCCACCTGCTGCTGTCAGCAGGCCTCGACGACCGCCACGTACCCACCACAGTCGAGTGGGAATCGCTGCTCTGGACTCTTATGAGCGCCGCTATCCCCGCCGAGTCCTCCGGGGCCGCGTAG
- a CDS encoding MATE family efflux transporter, with protein MNRHDRSILRLAVPALGAMLADPLVSLVDTAFVGRLGATSLAALGIAIAILSVGFWVFIFFAYGITPLVSRAIGEGDSPRAARIIGSGLLAAAGLGVVVSVLLILCAGLLTDLMGARGEVHAQATAYLRIRSLAIPAVLVILLGHGAFRGHQDTRTPLLVTIAFNSANVILDPILIFWVGWGLEGAAIATVVAQGMGAIWFVRLMRNRLGAEFRGIRWDESVGLLRAGRDVVIRSASIVIAYTAAARVAAALGDAQVAAHLVAVQIVLLLGQVADSFAVAGQALIAGFSGARRGKEVRAVSMRLLFWGFLLGGLLVVLLALGRLVVPAWFSNDRGVVAALEGMWPVLVVMLPLTMPIQVWEGVVMGATDFGFLARALLTSMISSLVVLVLVVPLDWDLSGVWWALVVFYVVRALHLIWWSSRPDSLYRGLTRLRAG; from the coding sequence ATGAACCGGCATGATCGGTCCATTCTCCGTCTGGCGGTGCCTGCCCTCGGCGCGATGCTGGCCGATCCGCTGGTCAGCCTGGTTGATACCGCTTTCGTCGGACGTCTCGGAGCAACATCGCTCGCCGCACTGGGAATCGCCATTGCCATCCTCTCCGTGGGTTTCTGGGTCTTCATCTTCTTCGCCTACGGGATCACTCCTCTCGTCTCACGTGCGATAGGGGAAGGAGACAGTCCAAGGGCTGCTCGCATCATCGGGAGCGGGCTTCTCGCTGCTGCGGGTCTCGGAGTTGTCGTCTCGGTACTCCTGATCCTGTGTGCGGGACTGCTGACCGACCTTATGGGAGCCCGTGGGGAGGTTCACGCGCAAGCGACTGCGTACCTTCGGATACGCTCCCTGGCGATCCCGGCTGTGCTGGTCATCCTGCTCGGGCACGGCGCCTTTCGGGGGCATCAAGACACCCGAACGCCGCTGCTCGTCACGATTGCGTTCAACTCCGCGAACGTCATCCTCGACCCGATCCTCATCTTCTGGGTCGGCTGGGGCTTGGAAGGCGCCGCTATCGCAACTGTGGTCGCTCAAGGCATGGGCGCCATATGGTTCGTGCGATTGATGCGCAACCGGCTCGGCGCAGAGTTCCGCGGTATTCGATGGGACGAGAGCGTCGGCTTGCTGCGGGCCGGGCGGGACGTGGTTATCCGTTCCGCCTCGATCGTCATCGCCTACACGGCAGCCGCCCGGGTCGCGGCTGCGCTTGGAGATGCCCAGGTCGCGGCACACCTGGTGGCTGTTCAGATCGTGCTTTTGCTTGGGCAGGTGGCGGATTCATTCGCTGTCGCGGGACAAGCTCTCATTGCGGGCTTCAGCGGTGCCCGGCGCGGGAAGGAGGTGCGAGCCGTGTCGATGAGGCTTCTGTTCTGGGGCTTCCTATTGGGTGGGCTGCTCGTCGTACTGCTCGCCCTTGGCCGGCTCGTGGTTCCGGCCTGGTTCTCGAACGATCGGGGCGTAGTAGCCGCCTTGGAGGGAATGTGGCCGGTTCTGGTCGTGATGCTGCCACTGACCATGCCGATCCAGGTCTGGGAGGGTGTGGTGATGGGCGCAACCGACTTCGGGTTTCTGGCCCGGGCCCTCCTGACATCGATGATCTCGTCGCTCGTCGTGCTGGTCCTCGTCGTTCCCCTGGACTGGGATCTCTCCGGCGTTTGGTGGGCGCTTGTGGTTTTCTACGTTGTCCGAGCGCTACATCTGATCTGGTGGAGCTCAAGGCCCGACTCGCTGTATCGCGGACTGACCCGGCTGCGTGCTGGTTGA
- a CDS encoding glycosyl hydrolase, which yields MLDTPLAAGLLDSYRFRCIGPTRGGRVVAVAGDPEHRSVFYFGAVAGGVWKTEDAGTTWRNVSDGYLKTSSVGALAVSESDPSVIYAGMGESCIRGDVSHGDGVYRSGDAGQTWTHCGLADTRHIGEIRVHPKDPRHVYVAALGHAFGPNEERGLFRSLDGGGAWEKVLYVSAGAGAVDVVLDRQSPDVIYASIWEAHRNFWELSSGGPDSGLWKSTDGGDTWREITRNRGLPQEAVIGKIGVTASPVRSGRVWALIEATEGPGLYRSDDFGETWDFVSSKAELRGRPWYYMHVFADTQEPDTVFVNNGRMWKSTNGGEDFTRVASPHGDNHDLWIDIDDNQRMVQGNDGGATVSFNGGESWTPIYNQMTAQFYTVATDDREPYYYVYGTQQDSSSIAVPSGTIDGAIVWSDCYAAGPGESGFIAVRPDDPDTVFVGSVGTSPGGGGALVRYDHRSGQMQLVNVWPQSHAGIGPGELKYRFAWTFPILFSPHNSSVLYTAGNVVFKSADEGHTWEPISPDLSRNDPSKLGPSGGPITKDTSGAEHYCTVATLRECPLEPGVLWAGSDDGLVHVTRNGGETWSEVTPPDLPEWAFIRTVEPSPHQAGKVYVAATRYKLDDNAPYLYKTTDYGQTWESIVGEGDTAIPPDDFVRVIRADPNRPDLLFLGTETSLYLSTDDGAGWDRWESNLPVTPIYDLTVKGADLVIATHGRSFWILDDLSPIYRLLDEPRGRERLFVPGEVWRVLPNHWEFWQTTAGKDYWVSPGKAATFWAEPDETGQVRQTYPYAGASGPRGAAVTYVLGEEVTADGFSVALEVLDGDGDLVNRFEPEHPGRDEMDADERALHAGPWITTKPGYNRFVWDLRYPGSTKVLGNDRGGEADVGPLVVPGVYQARLVIVDPSGKARTLTESFRVRNDPRSDVSQGDLEEQLAALLGIRDRISRAHEAVATIRDIKRQIGLWRERSDLGKEAGAAASRLEEQLDEIEDKLMLPIEKKGAPAPNEPARLCERLASVLSVIRSADTKPTRSSLQVAAMHSAEIEDELADLGDLLATELLEFNALMDNAGLPALKT from the coding sequence TTGCTGGACACTCCTCTGGCCGCGGGGCTGCTCGACTCGTACCGGTTCCGGTGTATCGGACCGACCCGCGGGGGACGCGTCGTGGCGGTGGCAGGCGATCCGGAACACAGGTCTGTCTTCTACTTCGGGGCTGTTGCCGGTGGAGTGTGGAAGACCGAAGATGCCGGTACCACCTGGCGCAACGTCAGCGACGGCTATCTGAAGACCAGCTCGGTAGGCGCTCTGGCCGTGTCCGAGTCCGACCCCAGCGTGATCTATGCCGGCATGGGGGAGAGCTGCATTCGCGGGGATGTCTCCCACGGGGACGGCGTCTATCGCTCTGGCGACGCCGGGCAGACCTGGACCCATTGCGGTCTCGCCGACACTCGGCACATCGGTGAGATCCGAGTTCACCCCAAGGACCCCCGCCACGTCTATGTCGCGGCGCTGGGTCACGCCTTCGGGCCCAACGAGGAGCGGGGGTTGTTCAGGAGCCTCGACGGTGGAGGGGCCTGGGAGAAGGTCCTCTATGTCTCAGCCGGAGCGGGTGCCGTCGATGTCGTTCTGGACCGGCAGAGCCCGGATGTGATCTACGCCTCGATCTGGGAGGCGCACCGCAACTTCTGGGAGCTGTCGAGCGGGGGGCCGGACAGTGGTTTATGGAAGTCGACCGACGGGGGTGACACCTGGCGGGAGATCACCCGGAACAGGGGTCTTCCACAGGAAGCCGTCATAGGCAAGATCGGTGTCACGGCGTCACCGGTCCGATCAGGCCGGGTCTGGGCGCTGATAGAGGCTACCGAGGGGCCGGGGCTATACCGCTCTGACGATTTCGGCGAGACGTGGGACTTCGTCAGCTCCAAGGCCGAGCTCCGTGGTCGCCCCTGGTACTACATGCACGTCTTCGCCGACACCCAGGAGCCGGACACGGTCTTCGTCAACAACGGACGGATGTGGAAGTCGACCAACGGCGGTGAGGATTTCACCCGGGTCGCCTCCCCGCACGGCGACAACCATGACCTCTGGATCGACATCGATGACAACCAGCGCATGGTCCAGGGCAACGACGGTGGAGCCACCGTCTCCTTCAACGGCGGAGAGTCGTGGACTCCGATCTACAACCAGATGACCGCACAGTTCTACACGGTGGCCACCGATGACCGTGAGCCCTACTACTACGTGTACGGGACTCAACAGGACAGCTCGAGCATCGCGGTGCCCAGCGGCACGATCGACGGCGCCATCGTGTGGTCGGACTGCTACGCGGCGGGGCCCGGGGAGAGCGGTTTCATCGCGGTCCGTCCCGACGACCCCGACACCGTCTTCGTCGGCTCCGTCGGAACCTCTCCGGGCGGCGGAGGGGCGCTGGTTCGCTACGACCACCGCAGCGGTCAGATGCAGTTGGTGAACGTCTGGCCCCAGTCTCACGCCGGAATCGGCCCTGGTGAGCTGAAGTATCGGTTCGCCTGGACCTTTCCCATTCTCTTCTCCCCGCACAACTCATCGGTTCTCTACACGGCAGGGAACGTCGTCTTCAAGAGCGCCGACGAGGGCCACACCTGGGAGCCGATCAGTCCCGACCTGAGTCGCAACGACCCTTCGAAGCTGGGTCCCTCCGGCGGTCCGATCACCAAGGACACCAGCGGTGCGGAGCACTACTGCACCGTGGCCACCCTCCGCGAGTGCCCATTGGAGCCCGGGGTCCTCTGGGCCGGGAGTGATGACGGGCTGGTCCATGTCACACGGAACGGCGGGGAGACCTGGAGTGAGGTCACCCCGCCGGACCTCCCGGAGTGGGCTTTCATTCGTACTGTCGAGCCGTCGCCGCACCAAGCCGGAAAGGTCTACGTGGCTGCCACGCGCTACAAACTCGACGACAACGCCCCGTATCTGTACAAGACCACCGATTACGGGCAGACCTGGGAGAGCATCGTCGGTGAAGGCGACACCGCGATTCCACCCGACGACTTCGTCAGGGTGATCCGCGCTGACCCGAATAGGCCCGATCTTCTCTTTCTGGGAACCGAGACCTCCCTCTATCTGTCAACCGACGATGGCGCCGGCTGGGATCGTTGGGAGTCGAACCTCCCGGTGACTCCCATCTATGACCTGACGGTGAAGGGGGCCGATCTCGTGATCGCCACTCACGGCCGCTCGTTCTGGATCCTCGATGACCTGAGCCCGATCTACCGGCTCCTGGACGAACCTCGAGGCAGGGAGCGTCTCTTCGTACCGGGGGAGGTCTGGCGGGTTCTGCCCAACCACTGGGAGTTCTGGCAGACCACCGCGGGAAAGGACTACTGGGTCTCGCCTGGTAAGGCGGCCACCTTCTGGGCCGAACCGGACGAGACCGGTCAGGTGAGACAGACGTATCCGTACGCCGGCGCATCAGGCCCGAGAGGAGCGGCCGTCACCTACGTGCTCGGCGAGGAGGTGACCGCGGATGGGTTCTCGGTTGCGCTGGAGGTCTTGGACGGTGACGGCGACCTGGTGAACCGGTTCGAGCCCGAGCATCCGGGCCGGGACGAGATGGACGCCGACGAGAGAGCGCTGCATGCCGGGCCGTGGATCACCACCAAGCCCGGGTACAACCGGTTCGTGTGGGACCTTCGCTATCCGGGTTCGACGAAGGTGCTGGGCAACGACCGCGGCGGGGAGGCTGATGTGGGCCCGCTGGTGGTTCCGGGCGTCTACCAGGCCCGCCTTGTCATCGTTGACCCCTCCGGGAAGGCGAGGACGCTCACCGAGAGCTTTCGGGTGCGAAACGACCCGAGATCGGACGTCTCTCAGGGGGACCTCGAAGAACAGCTCGCTGCCCTGCTCGGGATTCGGGACCGGATCTCTCGGGCCCATGAAGCGGTGGCGACCATCAGGGACATCAAGAGACAGATCGGACTTTGGCGCGAGCGGTCGGACCTCGGTAAGGAGGCCGGTGCGGCCGCCTCCCGCCTCGAAGAGCAGCTCGACGAGATAGAGGACAAGCTGATGCTGCCCATCGAGAAGAAGGGCGCTCCTGCCCCTAACGAGCCGGCCCGGCTCTGCGAGAGGCTGGCCTCGGTGCTCAGCGTCATCCGCTCGGCCGACACCAAGCCGACGCGGAGTTCGCTTCAGGTGGCTGCCATGCACTCGGCTGAGATCGAGGACGAACTGGCCGATCTCGGCGATCTGCTGGCCACCGAGCTACTCGAGTTCAACGCCCTGATGGACAACGCCGGTCTGCCGGCTTTGAAGACCTGA
- a CDS encoding cation diffusion facilitator family transporter: protein MHEPTERSSHDHDHDHDHGEQGHDHGHDHAPSLGDHDHDHDHDHDHHDHGHDDHDHGHGVLAKLKHLVVPHSHDHSEVIESSYESSEVGIRTAWIGLAGMMATAVAQLVIVALSGSIALLADTIHNLGHAATTIPLIVAFRMGRWRATKRYPYGYRRAEDLVGLFIGLIILVSVVIIVWESVDALVNPRVVTNLWWVFAAGIVGFLGNEIVAVYRIRGGRRIGSAALIAEGQHARADGLTSIAVAVGMVGVWLGYPQADPIVGFLISIMILGILVASMRTVVRRLMDGVDEGLIDRLTAIVKETPGVVAVDTVRARWSGHRMSGEVAIQIDSARTVLHGHGIAEEVEHAVLHAVPNMDSVVVHLHPAVSADQAASLHERSGHHASREAREAYRARQASQSLTTAGD from the coding sequence GTGCACGAGCCAACTGAACGCTCATCGCACGATCACGATCACGATCACGATCACGGTGAGCAGGGTCATGACCATGGTCACGATCACGCGCCATCTCTAGGCGACCACGACCACGACCACGACCACGACCACGACCACCATGACCATGGCCACGACGACCACGACCACGGTCACGGAGTACTGGCCAAGTTGAAGCACCTTGTGGTGCCTCACTCTCACGATCACAGTGAGGTGATCGAGTCCTCCTACGAGTCGAGCGAAGTGGGGATACGGACCGCATGGATTGGGCTGGCCGGCATGATGGCGACCGCGGTGGCCCAGCTGGTGATCGTCGCTCTGTCGGGTTCGATCGCGTTGCTGGCCGACACCATCCACAACCTTGGCCACGCGGCGACGACCATCCCGTTGATCGTGGCGTTTCGCATGGGCCGCTGGCGGGCCACCAAGCGATATCCGTACGGTTACCGGCGAGCCGAGGACCTGGTCGGGCTGTTCATCGGGCTGATCATCCTGGTAAGCGTGGTGATCATCGTCTGGGAGTCCGTAGACGCGTTGGTCAACCCCCGGGTGGTGACCAATCTGTGGTGGGTGTTCGCGGCAGGGATCGTCGGGTTCCTCGGGAACGAGATCGTGGCCGTCTATCGGATCCGCGGTGGTCGAAGGATTGGGTCTGCGGCGCTGATTGCTGAGGGCCAGCACGCACGGGCGGATGGACTGACATCGATCGCGGTTGCGGTCGGCATGGTCGGAGTCTGGCTCGGCTATCCCCAGGCTGACCCGATCGTGGGATTCCTGATCTCGATCATGATTCTCGGAATCCTCGTAGCGTCGATGCGTACCGTGGTGAGGCGGCTGATGGACGGCGTCGATGAGGGGCTGATTGACCGCCTTACCGCCATAGTCAAAGAAACGCCCGGTGTGGTGGCAGTAGACACGGTGCGCGCCAGGTGGTCGGGCCATCGGATGTCGGGGGAAGTCGCCATCCAGATCGACTCGGCGCGGACGGTGCTCCATGGCCACGGAATCGCCGAAGAGGTCGAACACGCCGTGCTCCATGCGGTGCCCAACATGGACAGCGTTGTCGTCCACCTGCATCCCGCAGTCTCGGCAGATCAGGCGGCCAGCCTGCACGAACGCTCGGGCCACCACGCCAGCCGCGAGGCCAGAGAAGCCTACCGAGCACGCCAAGCCTCCCAGAGCCTCACTACGGCAGGCGACTGA